TCGGCGTTCTCCGCGGAGCGGACACCGCCGTCCACGTACCGGCGACCGCCGGTGGTGACCGGCGGCCACACGCCCGGCACGGCGGCGCTCGCCGCGACCGCGTCGACCAGGTCCACGCCCGAGTCGTTGTCGAACACCCGGCGCTCGCCGATCCCGGCGTCCACCGCCACGATCCGCAGGGCGCGGGCGGGCCACTTGTGCGAGGGCGACCGCGACTCGACCACCGCCCGCCGCACCGGCTCGGGCACGGTGTCGGCGTCGAGGGCGAACCGGCCCACCGCGCCCGCGTCCGCGGCACCGCCCACCAGGGACGCCAGTCGGGCGCCCAACCGCTCCGGGTCGACCTGGCGCGCGTACAGCTCCGCCAGGTCCAGCCCGCTGCCCGACCGGGCCGCGACGGTCGCGCCCGCCGACGTGCCCACCACCAGGTCCGCTCCGGTGACGTCCCGGCCCGCGTCGGCCAGTCCCGCCAACAGCCCCGTGGTCCACGCGATCCCGGCGACGCCACCGCCGGCGCTCGCGCCGTCGCGGGTGCCGGCCCGCCTACAGTGGTGAGGTGCCGCGCCAGACGCCCCAGGAGCTCGACGACGAGATCATCGACGGCGCCGCGGCGCTGTTCGCCCGGCACGGGTTCCGCGAGACGTCGGTGCAGCGGATCGCGGCGGCGGTCGGGTTCTCCAAGGCCGGGCTGCTGCACCACTACCCGTCGAAGGAGGCGTTGCGCGCCGCGGTGCTGCGGCGGTGCCTCGGCGAGGTGCGGATGATCACCGCCGGGGTGGTGCACCGGGCGGCGGGGCCGGAGCGCGACCGGGCGGCGCTGACCGCGGTCGCGGAGCTGGCGTTGCGGCAGCCCGGTTTCGTGGCGCTGATCCTGGCCGGGCTGTCGAGCGCGCCGGGCGACGACGAGCTGGACGAGGTGGTGGCGGCGCTGGGTGAGGCGTTCGGCCTCGCCCCCGACACCGACTTCACCCGCCGGCTGCGGGTGAGCGGTGCGCTGGGCGCGCTGGCGGTAGCGCGGGTGGCGCTGCGCGCGCACCTGGCCGGTGACGCGATCGGTGACGTGCCCGGTGACGCGGTCGGCCACCTCGTCGACCTCGCCTGCGACACCCTGGGCCACACCGGCTGACCTCGATCCGCACCACCCTCACCCCCGCACCGGGGCGTGCTCCTCCCGTTGCAGCGCGGCGCCCTCCACGTCCAGCTCGGGCAGCCGGTGCAGCGGCCGGGGCAGCCACCACGCCGCCCGGCCCAGCAGCGCCAGCGCGGCGGGCACGGCCACCAGCCGCACCACGATGGCGTCGAACAGGATGCCGACGGCCAGCCCGAAGGCGATCGGCTTGACCGCGCCGTCCCCCTCGGGCACGAACCCGGCGAACACCGAGAACATGATCGCC
This portion of the Saccharothrix syringae genome encodes:
- a CDS encoding patatin-like phospholipase family protein, yielding MAGLADAGRDVTGADLVVGTSAGATVAARSGSGLDLAELYARQVDPERLGARLASLVGGAADAGAVGRFALDADTVPEPVRRAVVESRSPSHKWPARALRIVAVDAGIGERRVFDNDSGVDLVDAVAASAAVPGVWPPVTTGGRRYVDGGVRSAENADLAAGAAGCWWGRRSARTRSTRPPAGPPPGPVGPGDGRAQGRVLDAEWR
- a CDS encoding TetR/AcrR family transcriptional regulator; translated protein: MPRQTPQELDDEIIDGAAALFARHGFRETSVQRIAAAVGFSKAGLLHHYPSKEALRAAVLRRCLGEVRMITAGVVHRAAGPERDRAALTAVAELALRQPGFVALILAGLSSAPGDDELDEVVAALGEAFGLAPDTDFTRRLRVSGALGALAVARVALRAHLAGDAIGDVPGDAVGHLVDLACDTLGHTG